The following are encoded together in the Humulus lupulus chromosome 5, drHumLupu1.1, whole genome shotgun sequence genome:
- the LOC133779128 gene encoding uncharacterized protein LOC133779128, giving the protein MRQRRLLELVKDYNCEILYYLKKANVVVDALSRRSYGGVAMLKEMVEPLRNDIIRSEIEIVTGKLANLTIKFTLLEDIREELRQDDFLLKKLTLLQNSEDADLSANRVCVLVETESWSVSKYLPLMEFTYNNSYQATIGMAPFEMLYGHKCRTPLHWDEVGERQLSGPNTVREVMEAVEKIRQRVVTDQNH; this is encoded by the exons atgagacAGAGAAGATTGTTGGAATTGGTAAAAGACTAcaattgtgagattttgtactaTCTTAAAAAGGCCAACGTAGTAGTAGATGCCCTTAGTAGGCGTAGTTATGGGGGTGTTGCAATGCTCAAGGAAATGGTGGAACCTCTCCGAAATGATATTATAAGATCCGAGATTGAAATAGTCACGGGAAAGTTAGCCAACCTCACAATCAAGTTCACGCTTCTAGAGGATATTAGAGAGGAGCTACGACAAGATGATTTTCTTCTCAAGAAGCTGACTCTTTTACAAAATTCGGAGGATGCAGATTTATCAGCAAATCGAGTGTGTGTATTAGTTGAAACAGAATCAT GGTCTGTGAGTAAATACCTTCCACTTATGGAATTcacttacaacaacagttatcaagccACGATAGGAATGGCACCATTTGAAATGTTGTATGGGCATAAATGTAGaacaccacttcattgggatgaggtgggTGAAAGGCAACTGTCGGGTCCAAACACAGTGAGAGAGGTGATGGAAgcggtagaaaagataagacaaagaGTGGTAACAGATCAGAATCATTAG